The proteins below are encoded in one region of Apium graveolens cultivar Ventura chromosome 4, ASM990537v1, whole genome shotgun sequence:
- the LOC141719799 gene encoding putative mitochondrial protein AtMg00860 — MNALVVFMDLLNYVFHDYLDKFMVVFIDDMSIYSWSREEHEEHLCIILDILRKTKLFAKILKCEFWLEEVTFLGHIVSGRGIELDHAKVEAITNWPKPRNVTVVMSFLGLVGYYRHFMEGFSSIAFPLPQLMRKRIKFEWNDDREKSFQELKKRLVSAQILVLPSGSGGFQVYNDACKR, encoded by the coding sequence ATGAATGCACTAGTGGTATTTATGGATTTGTTGAATTATGTCTTTCATGATTATCTGGATAAATTTATGGTAGTTTTCATTGATGATATGTCGATATACTCTTGGAGTAGAGAGGAGCATGAGGAGCATTTATGCATTATTCTTGACATCTTGAGGAAGACGAAGTTGTTTGCAAAAATTTtaaagtgtgaattctggttagAGGAGGTGACATTTTTGGGGCATATTGTATCTGGTAGAGGCATTGAGTTGGATCATGCGAAAGTCGAGGCTATTACTAATTGGCCCAAACCTAGAAATGTGACAGTGGTGATGAGTTTCTTGGGTTTGGTTGGTTATTATAGGCACTTTATGGAAGGTTTCTCATCTATAGCTTTTCCATTACCTCAACTAATGAGGAAGAGAATTAAGTTCGAGTGGAATGATGATCgtgagaagagctttcaagagttaaagaagaggttggtgtcTGCTCAAATACTTGTGTTGCCATCAGGAAGTGGAGGTTTTCAGGTGTATAATGATGCTTGTAAGAGATGA